TACCAGGACACTCTCAAGGCGAACCTGACCGTTTTTCTAATCATGCAACAAAGCCCGCCGCAACCCGATTTTTGATTCCAGCAAATCCGGCTGAACGCATTGATTTTGGCAATCCGACCAACACTCTCTCCGGTGTGACCTTGGGCGTCTTGCCCAACACAACAACCGCTACGTTTTTAGAAAATCGCTATCCCGATGCAACCATCGTCTATTTTGATGGGGTTGAGGGTCGAGAACAAGGGGTTCAGGCGGTGGCGGACGGGGCGATCGCGGCCTTTGCGGGTGATGATATTTTGACGATTGGCGAAGTGAACCAACTCGGACTCGATCCAAGTGCATTTAGACTCGTGCCAGAACTACCGTTGACCTGTGAGTTTTACGGAGTCCTCCTACCAGAAGGAGACGACGACTGGCGACGCACCGTGAATCAGTTCATTACCACCTTCAACGAAGGTCAAACGTTGGGTCGTTGGTTCCGGGATCTCTCGTCCGTAGAACTCAATAATCTTCAGAACTGTCTCAATCGTTGACGCGGATGGGGAGAGTGGGGCGATCGCTCCCGCCGACTGCCATACAGATGGGTGTAGACATAGGTAAATGCATTCCCCATGAAGAAGATCTGGCAGGTCAGATAGAGCCACAGCATCAACACCATCACGCCACCCACCAAACCATAGGACTGGTACTGGCTGCCTATATGGAGAATACTATTGCTCACTAGCTGCTGAAGCCCCATCAATGTCCCCGTTGTGATCAAGCTTCCGAGCCAAAGATCAGTCCACTTCACCGGGGTAGACGGCAAAATTTTGAACAGCGCTAAAATCACCAGACACAGCGTTAAAAATGTTGCACCGAGCTGAATATCTTTGAGAATTAAAACTTCGTCTAATTCCACAAAGGTGATCAGGGTGTTAAACGTCTCTAACAGTTCGCGCAAAGTTTTCAAGGCAATATTTGAAAGGAGGGAAACCAGCATCAATACAGAGGCACTGAGTACCAACGAAAACGCCAAGATGCGATCGAGCAAAAACGTGATCATCGATTCGCGGAATGACGA
This genomic window from Synechococcales cyanobacterium T60_A2020_003 contains:
- a CDS encoding transporter substrate-binding domain-containing protein yields the protein PGHSQGEPDRFSNHATKPAATRFLIPANPAERIDFGNPTNTLSGVTLGVLPNTTTATFLENRYPDATIVYFDGVEGREQGVQAVADGAIAAFAGDDILTIGEVNQLGLDPSAFRLVPELPLTCEFYGVLLPEGDDDWRRTVNQFITTFNEGQTLGRWFRDLSSVELNNLQNCLNR
- a CDS encoding YihY/virulence factor BrkB family protein: MNPRLERLKTQIFSATPTQLVVQTFRKWQQDECSEMGAALSYYALFSLFPMFLVILSVAGFFLGPETDVATQILTYAQTALPPMAYDIFEDALSHLNASSVGAGITGFILLLFTSSNVFGALDRSVDKIWKVYHEKRNTSSFRESMITFLLDRILAFSLVLSASVLMLVSLLSNIALKTLRELLETFNTLITFVELDEVLILKDIQLGATFLTLCLVILALFKILPSTPVKWTDLWLGSLITTGTLMGLQQLVSNSILHIGSQYQSYGLVGGVMVLMLWLYLTCQIFFMGNAFTYVYTHLYGSRRERSPHSPHPRQRLRQF